The genomic DNA GTGCACGCCATGGAAGACCTGCCAGATGCAGATGTGCGGGCTATAGCCCATTACATTGCCTCTTTTGATACAAGGCAAACAGCAGAGGGCGCACCAGCCTTACGACAACAGATACTGACCCGTACTGCAGATCTTCAATCCATGGAGAAAGGGGAAGGGGCACGTATCTACAATTCGGGCTGTGCAGTGTGTCATGAAGGGGAAGGGATGCATCTGTATGGAGCACGCCCTCAACTGTCTCTGAACAGTAATGTATGGGCCGATACACCAGATAATCTTATTCGTGTGGTGCTTGATGGTGCACCGTCACCAGCACATCAGGCAGCTAACATGATGCCAGCTTACCGTAACCTGTTGTCTGATCGGCAGATTGCGGAAGTCGTGGCCTTCCTGCGTCGCACCATGGCTCCGGAAAAAGGGGAATGGAGCGATCTTGTTGCTCGGGTTGCGCGTATTCGTGCGGAAGGAAGGCACTAAGCCATGTGTCTTTTGCCTTTTGTCCAGCAGCGTCACACCGGAACGCCTTTTTTAGGGGAGCATTCCAATGCCCGTAAGTGATTTTGAACTCGTCCAATCATGGCGCCAGGTTCTGGATCTTTGCAATTTGCAGAGCGGCCAGAGCGTTACAATCCTGACCTCAATAGGAACAAATGCACAGACCTTGCGCTGCGCTCTTCTTGCGGTGCAGGAAAAAGGTGCCATTGCCAATCGGCTTGATTTGCAGCCTACCAATGGTGGAACGTCTCTTTCACGAGATCCTTTGGCTTATGTTGGCACAACACCACTTACTGGCAACAGGGCCGCAGTGGAAATGCTAAAGGCCAGTGATCTTGTGCTGGATCTTATGACATTGCTTTTCTCTGCTGAACAGCATGAGATTTTAGATGCTGGTGGGCGTATTCTACTGGTAGTGGAGCCACCAGATGTGTTGGTGCGTATGACGCCTACAGCCGAGGATCGTACGCGCGTGCTGGAGAATTCAGCGCGGCTCAAAGCTGCCAAAGTTATGAAAGTAACATCTGCAGCAGGCACGGATGCTACGTTTGCGTTGGGTGAATATCCTATTCTGGAAGAATACGGTTTTGTAGATAAACCAGGAAGATGGGACCATTGGCCAAGCGGTTTTTTGGCAACATGGGCAAATGAAGGCTCGGCTGAAGGTAAGATTGTGCTGGCGCCGGGGGATATTCTTCTGCCGCAGAAAAGTTACATCACGGCCCCTATTACCTGTCATCTGGAAAAAGGCTACGTGCGCGCTATTGAAGGTGGTTTTGAAGCTGATCACCTGCGTGATTACATGGAAAGTTTTCATGACCCTGAAGTTTTTGCGGTTTCGCACATAGGCTGGGGGCTACAGAACCGTGCACATTGGTCTGTGATGGGGTTCTATGATCGAGAGGCAAGTATTGGCATGGATCCGCGTGCTTGTGCCGGTAATTTCCTATGGTCCACTGGTCCTAATAATGAAGCTGGCGGTGACCGTGATACAGCCTGCCATATTGATATTCCCATGCGTGATTGCACAGTAATGCTGGATGGTGAAGCCGTGGTGCGAAATGGTAAACTGGTTGGAGAATCCTAATGACAACAGAAGATATGCGTGATGAGGCACGGTATCAGAAACAGGGTTTTGGTAACGAGATCGGCATTGTTGGAGGTGTCGGCCTGTTAATCATTGATTTTGTCAATGGTTTTGCTGATCCGGAAGCATTTGGCGGTGGGAATATTCCGCAGGCTATTGAACGTACGCAGGATCTGCTTGCATTTGCGCGCGGGCAAGGTTGGAAAGTTGCACATTCACGCATCGTTTTTGCAGATGATGGTGCTGATGCAAATATTTTTTCTCTAAAGGTCCCTTCCATGTTGGGGCTTACGGAAAATAATCCGGCTTCGGCTATTGTGCCTGAACTTGCACCGGTGGCGGGTGAATATGTTGTGCGCAAAACGGTGCCTTCTGCATTTGCAGGCACACCGCTTGCAGCTTGGTTTGTAAGCCATGGTGTGCAGACTGTGGTGGTGGCGGGTTGTGTAACATCGGGTTGTGTACGTGCAAGCGTGCTGGATGCCATGCAGGCTGGTTTTCGCCCGGTTGTTATCTCAGATTGCGTAGGGGATCGTGCAATTGGCCCGCATGAGGCCAATCTGTTCGATATGGCCCAGAAAGTTGCAGACGTTATGCCGTTGGACGCGCTGCTATCCCGTATCCCTAATTAATATTCAGGAGATTATTGAATTATGAGTGAAGAAAAACTTCTTTATGGTGCCAATGTATATGCCAACGGTATTCGTCAGCATTATCTGCGGTATGGCGGTAAAGGTAAGCCGTTGGTGTTGGCTCCTGGCATTACTAGAGCATAATCCGATCTAATAGGTTCATTTTAAGATTCCCATACTGGTCGAAATCTGATTCATACTATGTGCCGGTATGGAGGCCGGCCCGTATGACCCGAGCCCTGTCTGCTGACCTTCGCCGCCGCACGATTGCGGCTGTTGCCTCTGGCATGACCCGTCGTGCGGCGGCGGTTCGTTTTGGTGTGTCTTCGTCGAGCGTTATCCGCTGGGTTGCTGAGTGGCAGGCCAGCGGTCGTGACCATGCGCTTAAACAGGGCGGCGATCGCCGTTCTCACCGGATTGAAGCGTGGTCAACCTTCCTGCTGGCCGCGATTGAAACAAAGGCCGATATTTCCCTTGTCGAACTGGCGGAGACACTTGCAGCGGAACACGGTGTCCGCTTTGCGCCGAGCACGATCTGGCGCTGTCTCGACCGTCACGACATGACCATCAAAAAAAACGGCGCACGCCAGCGAGCAGACACGGCCCGACGTCGCACAGCAGCGCGAGGCCTGGTTTGACAGCCAGCCTGACCTTGATCCGACCCGTCTGATCTTCATCGACGAAACAGCCGTCTCAACGAAGATGGCTCGCCTGCGGGGGCGGTCACAACGGGGCACGCGCTGTCGGATGTCCGTGCCCCACGGGCACTGGAAAACCACGACGTTCATCGGCGGACTGCGCCTCTCCGGCATGACAGCACCGATGATGCTGGACGGCCCAATGACCGGCGAATGGTTTGCCGCCTATACCCGCAAGGTGCTCGTTCCAACCCTGTCGCCGGGAGACGTCGTCATTCTGGACAATCTGTCCGCCCATAAAGGAGCCGTTGCCCGCGAGGCTGTGGAGGCAGTCGGCGCCAGGTTGTTGTTCCTGCCGCCCTACAGTCCTGATTTCAACCCGATCGAAAACATCTTCGCCAAAATGAAGGCGTGGATCAGACGGGTGGCACCGCGAACCCTCGACGCTCTTCAAAATACCGTCTGTGGAGCAATTGACGATATCTCTCATCGCCAGGCCGCCGCGTGCTTCACCGCCGCTGGATATGAACCAGACTGATCGGATTATGCTCTAGTGCGGGAGCGCTGATTGATGGCCTAAAGGTTCTTGGCGCCAAGAAAATTGTGGTTGTAGCCCCTTACATGCGGCCTTTGACGGAACTGGTAGTGGATTACATCAGCCGCGAAGGTATTGAAGTTATTGATTATGTGGCGCTGGAAATTCCAGATAATCTGGATGTGGGGCGTCATGATTGCCAGCGTTTACCAGAGATTGTGAAGGGCCTACGTTATCAGGATGCTGATGCAGTTATTGTTTCCGCCTGTGTGCAGATGCCCTCGCTTCCCGTTGTATCTATGGTGGAAGCTATAACTGGCAAACCGACTTTGAGTGCTGCTGTAGCAACAACATATGCCATGCTTAAAGCCATGAAGTTGGAAGCAGTAGCACCTGGCGGTGGTGCACTTCTTTCTGGCGCATACTAGGGCCTGTTAGATCTTGAATTTCTTCCCATATTGTAGGGATGAAAGAAGGAGACAGAACAGGCACCTTTACGGACGAGACATGGGCGATCTGGGAACCTCTGATTGAGGAGGTTCGCCCGAGGGGCAAGACGCCGCCACATGATCTGCGGCGGACGATAGCAGCGATTTTCTGGCGTCATGAGAATGGCGCGAAATGGCGGAGCATCCCCGCTGAACTGGGTCCGTGGTGGCGGGCTGCGCAGCTTTTCATCCGCTGGGCGAAGCTCGGCGTATGGGAGCGGCTGCTCGCACTGGTTCAGGAACAACAGGGAGTGGCATTCGGAATGACTTTTCTGGATGGCACGAACATCAGGGCTCACCACAAAGCGGCGGGAGCCCAAAAAAAGGGGCCTCTTTCGAAGAGCGAGACCATCGTGAAGCACTTGGCCGCTTTCGCGGCGGCTATGGCACAAAAGTCTGCGTGATCGCTGATGGACATGGAAAAGCCTTCGGTTTTGCGCTGGCCCCTGGACAGGCTCATGAACTGCCTCTGGCACCAGCCATGCTCGACGCGGAAATCTCACAGAAGGGTTGTACATCGGGTTAGATTATGAAAAAGTCTATTTTGTGTAAAAGAAATTTTCGTAAGCTATAAGAAAACCCGATGCAGACAGAGTGTAGCGCAGGCGCGTATGAATTTCCAGCCTCCTATGGACGGCGTGTTGTAGCCCGTTTTGACGGGGGTCGCATGAGTTCGGATGGCGGTGTCATCCTGGTAAAGCAGGTCGATGATAGTCTGGGGTTCAGTCGCCGTTTTGCTGCATGTTTTCGCGATGAGCGGCATCCTGCCTTTGTGGAATACCGGGTTGACGCGGAAATCTCACAGAAGGGTTGTACATCGGGTTAGATTATGAAAAAGTCTGTTTTGTACAAAATAATTTTTCATAAGCAATAAACGAACCCGATGCAGACAGAGTGTAGCGCAGGCGCGTATGAGTTTCCAGCCTCCTGTGGACGGCGTGTTGTGGCCCGTTTTGACGGGGGTCGCATGAGTTCGGATGGGGGCGTCATTCTGGTGAAGCAGGCTGATGACATTCTGGGTCTCAGCCGCCGCTTTGCTGCCTGTTTTCGCGATGAACGGCATCCCGGCTTTGTGGAATACCGGGTTGAAGACCTTGTCCGTCAGCGGATCATGGGCCTGGCACTGGGCTATGAAGACCTTAATGACCATGACGCTTTACGTCATGATCCTGTCATGGGTCTGGTATCGGGACGTCTGTCAGGAAGCCGGGCCAACTGTGCGGCACTGGCAGGAAAATCCACGCTGAACCGGCTAGAGCGCAGTGGGCAGCAGGCAGATCGTTACTGCCGCATCATTGCTGATCATGAGGCCCTGGCTACCCTGTTCGTGACGCTTTTCATGGACCAGCATGAGCGCGCACCCGCCCGGATCGTTCTGGATGTGGATGCCACCGATGACCGTATCCATGGCCATCAGGAAGGCCGGGCCTTTCATGGATATTACGGCCATAACTGCTATCTGCCGTTATACATCTTCTGCGGGGACCATCTCCTCAGCGCTACCCTGCGCACGGCAGACAGGGACCCGGGGAAGGAAGCACTGGCAGACATCCGCCGGATCGTGGAGCAGATCAGGAGCCGCTGGCCCCGGGTGCGTATCCTGGTGCGTGGGGACAGCGGTTTCGCCCGGGACAGTCTGATGACATGGTGCGAAGACAACCACGTTGACTTCCTGTTCGGGCTTGCAGGCAACACCCGCCTGTATGACCGGATTGCCTCTTTGTCCGCTGAGGTTCGTGACGAAGCCGCCACGACAGGCAGAGCTGCGCGCGGTTTCGCCTCCTTTGACTGGATCACAAAGGACAGCTGGACGCGCCGCAGGCGGGTCGTGGCCAAGGCCGAATGGCGCCACGGCAACCGCTATCATCGCTTTATTGTCACCACGCTACCGCAGGGAATGTCCGACCCCCGCCATCTCTACGAACAGATTTACTGCGCACGCGGGGATATGGAAAACCGCATCAAGGAATGCCAGATGGATCTGTTCTCAGACAGGACCTCGTCCCACACCATCCGGGCCAACCAGCTCCGGCTGTGGTTCTCGGCCGCAGCCTATGTCCTGCTGACCGCTCTGCAAAGACTGGCCCTTGGCCAGACCAGCCTGGAGACGGCGACCTGTGGCACCATACGCGCACGACTGCTCAAAATCGCGACACGTGTAACGCTCAGCGTCCGTCGGATTGTCCTGTCCATGCCGGACATGTTCCCCTGTCAGCATGAATTCGCCCTCGCTCATGCACGATTGCGAAGGCTCCGGCAGGCCATCTGAAGAAACAGACAGTGCACAGACCACATAGCTTCCACCAACACTGCCTTCTCAGGCCGTGACACCCTCACTGCGTTCAGAACCCGCCGCCAGAAGCAGAATATCGTCAATATTCCAGATCGGGCTCCTGTGGGATGGCTGAATTCTACAAAATGACCCGAAATTGCCTCAAGTGTGAGAAATCCGCGTCGACTGTCCGGAAGCACCTCGCGGAAAGGCTATGCCTTGGCCATTGCCTGTGACCCGAGAAGGGCCTGACCTGATGAGGTCTCATGACTGTCCTGTCCATGCAGCGGACCTTGGCCTAGCCATCACGACAGAGAAGCGCGAGGAACCGTCATGGACAAAAACGAAGAAAGACTGCGTCAGGTTGTTGGCGGTGTCGACACCCACAAGGATCTGCATGTTGCAGCCATTGTTGACGAGCAGGACCATGTGATCGGCACACAGAGTTTCCCCACGACAAGACAGGGGTATCGGCAGATGCTGGCCTGGATGCGAGCCGCAGGTGATCTCGTGCGTGTGGGTGTTGAATCAACCGGCAGCTATGGTGCTGGCCTGTTGCGTTATCTTCAGGCTGCTGAGGTTGAAGTTCTGGAAGTCACGGCGCCGGATCGACATGATCGGCGTCGGCGTGGAAAGAATGATGATCTGGACGCCCAGAACGCAGCGCACGCCGCCTTTGCAGGCCAACGCACCGTTACACCACGACGCAGGGACGGCATGGTGGAAGCACTCCGGGTCTTGAGAGCGTGCCGCAAAACTGCCGTAAGTGCACGACGGATTTCCCTGCAGATGATCCAGAACACCATCATTGCGGCCCCAGATACCCTGCGTGAGCATCTTCGCTCCATGACCCGCATGCAGTTGATCCGCACTCTTGCTGCCTCCCGACCGGATCTCACGGCTTATCGCGATATCGAGGCAGCTTATCGGATCAGCCTGAAATCTCTTGCGCGTCGCTACCTTGAACTGCATGACGAAATTGGTGAACTGGATCTGATGATCAAGGCTATTGTTGAGGAACTGGCACCTGACCTCATTGCCAGAAATTCCATAGGCTATAATGGAGCAGCGCAACTTCTTCTGACAGCCGGCGACAATCCAGACCGCCTGAAATCAGAGGCCAGCTTCGCTGCCCTTTGCGGTGTCACGCCTGTTCCGGCGTCCTCTGGAAAAACAATTCGTCATCGTCTGAACCGAGGTGGTGATCGGGCGGCTAACAGCGCCCTGCATATCATCGCGATTGGACGCCTGCGAACAGATGAAAAAACACGCGCCTATGTTGCCAGGCGTGTGGCAGAAGGACATTCCAAACTTGAGGTTATCCGTATCCTCAAGCGCTATATCGCCCGTGAGGTCTACGGGATCATCATACGCCGACATCGGGACATCAACGCCACACGTTTTGCTACTTGACAAACAGAAGGGCGTCCGCGGCTGTCAGTATGTGTCCATTCGCTACACGCAAAGACTGGCTGAAGAGGGCCTTGTTGCTTCTGTCGGAAGCGTTGGAGATTCCTATGATAACGCCCTGGCGGAGACCATCAACGGACTTTATAAAACCGAACTCATCTATCGGCAGGGACCATGGAAAAACAGGGAAGCTGTTGAACTAGCAACACTTAAATGGGTCGACTGGTTCAATCATCGACGGATCCTGTCCTCCATTGGAAACATCCCCCCAGCAGAAGCTGAGGCACGCTTTTATGCACAACAGAAATCACATGCATTAGCCGCTTAAATCAGATAAAAAACGTCTCCACAAAACCCGGGGCAATTCAATGCGTCGAATGCCCTTCGTGAACGGATATGGGGCATGGGAGCCCAGCCCGCCATTCCTGCGAAACGACGCGATGGGCCGGTCGCCTGCCCAAAATGGGCCTATCGGTGTCGACATCTTGTCGAGAACCTCTGGGCTCGCCTCAAGGAGTGGCGCGCTGTCGCAACCAGATACGAAAAAAACAGCAACGTCGTTCCTCGCGGTCATCCACATCGCTGCCGCAGCAGACTGGATCAAGCACTAACTGGCCCTAGCATCCTCAAGTTGATCGATGGTATAC from Acetobacter ascendens includes the following:
- a CDS encoding 2,5-dihydroxypyridine 5,6-dioxygenase; translated protein: MPVSDFELVQSWRQVLDLCNLQSGQSVTILTSIGTNAQTLRCALLAVQEKGAIANRLDLQPTNGGTSLSRDPLAYVGTTPLTGNRAAVEMLKASDLVLDLMTLLFSAEQHEILDAGGRILLVVEPPDVLVRMTPTAEDRTRVLENSARLKAAKVMKVTSAAGTDATFALGEYPILEEYGFVDKPGRWDHWPSGFLATWANEGSAEGKIVLAPGDILLPQKSYITAPITCHLEKGYVRAIEGGFEADHLRDYMESFHDPEVFAVSHIGWGLQNRAHWSVMGFYDREASIGMDPRACAGNFLWSTGPNNEAGGDRDTACHIDIPMRDCTVMLDGEAVVRNGKLVGES
- a CDS encoding isochorismatase family protein, which encodes MTTEDMRDEARYQKQGFGNEIGIVGGVGLLIIDFVNGFADPEAFGGGNIPQAIERTQDLLAFARGQGWKVAHSRIVFADDGADANIFSLKVPSMLGLTENNPASAIVPELAPVAGEYVVRKTVPSAFAGTPLAAWFVSHGVQTVVVAGCVTSGCVRASVLDAMQAGFRPVVISDCVGDRAIGPHEANLFDMAQKVADVMPLDALLSRIPN
- a CDS encoding IS630 family transposase (programmed frameshift) gives rise to the protein MTRALSADLRRRTIAAVASGMTRRAAAVRFGVSSSSVIRWVAEWQASGRDHALKQGGDRRSHRIEAWSTFLLAAIETKADISLVELAETLAAEHGVRFAPSTIWRCLDRHDMTISKKTAHASEQTRPDVAQQREAWFDSQPDLDPTRLIFIDETAVSTKMARLRGRSQRGTRCRMSVPHGHWKTTTFIGGLRLSGMTAPMMLDGPMTGEWFAAYTRKVLVPTLSPGDVVILDNLSAHKGAVAREAVEAVGARLLFLPPYSPDFNPIENIFAKMKAWIRRVAPRTLDALQNTVCGAIDDISHRQAAACFTAAGYEPD
- a CDS encoding aspartate racemase/maleate isomerase family protein, which gives rise to MVVAPYMRPLTELVVDYISREGIEVIDYVALEIPDNLDVGRHDCQRLPEIVKGLRYQDADAVIVSACVQMPSLPVVSMVEAITGKPTLSAAVATTYAMLKAMKLEAVAPGGGALLSGAY
- a CDS encoding IS1380 family transposase — encoded protein: MQTECSAGAYEFPASCGRRVVARFDGGRMSSDGGVILVKQADDILGLSRRFAACFRDERHPGFVEYRVEDLVRQRIMGLALGYEDLNDHDALRHDPVMGLVSGRLSGSRANCAALAGKSTLNRLERSGQQADRYCRIIADHEALATLFVTLFMDQHERAPARIVLDVDATDDRIHGHQEGRAFHGYYGHNCYLPLYIFCGDHLLSATLRTADRDPGKEALADIRRIVEQIRSRWPRVRILVRGDSGFARDSLMTWCEDNHVDFLFGLAGNTRLYDRIASLSAEVRDEAATTGRAARGFASFDWITKDSWTRRRRVVAKAEWRHGNRYHRFIVTTLPQGMSDPRHLYEQIYCARGDMENRIKECQMDLFSDRTSSHTIRANQLRLWFSAAAYVLLTALQRLALGQTSLETATCGTIRARLLKIATRVTLSVRRIVLSMPDMFPCQHEFALAHARLRRLRQAI
- a CDS encoding IS110 family RNA-guided transposase, whose product is MDKNEERLRQVVGGVDTHKDLHVAAIVDEQDHVIGTQSFPTTRQGYRQMLAWMRAAGDLVRVGVESTGSYGAGLLRYLQAAEVEVLEVTAPDRHDRRRRGKNDDLDAQNAAHAAFAGQRTVTPRRRDGMVEALRVLRACRKTAVSARRISLQMIQNTIIAAPDTLREHLRSMTRMQLIRTLAASRPDLTAYRDIEAAYRISLKSLARRYLELHDEIGELDLMIKAIVEELAPDLIARNSIGYNGAAQLLLTAGDNPDRLKSEASFAALCGVTPVPASSGKTIRHRLNRGGDRAANSALHIIAIGRLRTDEKTRAYVARRVAEGHSKLEVIRILKRYIAREVYGIIIRRHRDINATRFAT